The following DNA comes from Actinomycetota bacterium.
GCCCAGTTCGTGGTCAAGGGGGTGGCCCTGGGTGGGGTGTACGCCCTGGTGGCCCTGGGCTTCGTGGTCGTGTTCAAGGCCACCGGGGTGGTGAACTTCGCCCAGGGTTCGTTGCTGGCCGTGGGCGCCTACCTCACCTACACGACCTCGGTGTTGTGGGGCCTGCCTTTCCCGGTGGCGGTCGCCGCGGCCACCGCGGGTGCGGTCGTGCTGGCCCTGGCCGTCGAGCGGGTGGTGGTGCGGCCGCTGGCCGGCCAGCCCGCCATCTCGGTGGTGCTGGCCACGCTGGGGGTGGCCATAGTCGTCGAGCAGCTCATCACGGTGGTGTGGGGGTTCCGGCCCCACCACATCGGCGACCCTTGGGGGGCCGGCAGTGTGCGGTTCGCGGGGCTGGTCCTGTCGCAGGTCGACGTGGCCACGCTGGTGATCGTGGCCACCCTCGTCGGGGGCCTGTCGGCCTTCTTCCTCCGCACCCGGCTGGGCCTGGCCCTGCGGGCCGCGGCGGCCGATGCGGAGGCCGCGGCCGCCCTGGGGATCAGCCCCCGGCTGGTGTCGCGGGTGGCGTGGGCCATGGCCGCGGTGGTGGCCACCGTAGCCGGGGTACTGCTGGCCTCGGGCCCGGCCGCGGCTGTCCCCAACCTCGGCGAGCACGCCCTGCGGGCCTTCCCGGCCGTGCTGCTGGGGGGGTTCACGTCCCTGGCCGGGGCGCTGGCCGGAGGGGTGATCATCGGGGTCGTGGAGGTGCTGACCGCCGGCTACGCGCCCGGCCAGGAGCTGGTCGTCCCCTATCTCGTGATGCTGGCTGTGCTGCTGGCCCGTCCCGACGGCCTGTTCACCGCTCGTGAGGCCCGGCGCCTGTGACCCGCAACCGCGCCCTGGTGCTGGCCGCGGCGGTCATCTATGTCGTGCTTCCCCTGCGGGTGTCCGACCATTGGCTGTCGGTGCTCAACCTGGCGGCCATCGCCGCCGTCGGCGCCTACGGGCTCAACCTGCTCACGGGCACCTGCGGGCAGCTCTCGCTGGGCCACGCCGCCTTCCTGGGGGCGGGCGCCTACACGGCCGCGGTCGTGGGCGGGCCGCTGCCGGTATGGCTGGGGGCGGCGGCCCTCGTGGGCGCGCTGGTCGGGCTGGCCGCCGGCCCGCTGGCCGTGCGGGTCAAGGGCCACACGGTGGCCATCGTCACCCTGGCCCTGGTGTTCGTGGGCCAGCACGTGTTCCGGCGATGGACGTGGTTCACGGGCGGCAACGCCGGCCGCTCCGACCTGCCGTCGCCGGCCCTGCCCGGCACCCACGACCAGGGTTGGTTCTGGCTGGCCTGGGCCCTGGTGGCGGTGGTGGCCTGGCTGGTGGCCAATGTCATGCGCTCGCGCTCGGGCCGGGCCATGGCCGCGGTACGCACCAGCGAGCGGGCGGCCGCGGTGATGGGGGTGGACGTGGCCCGCACCAAGGTGGCGGCCTTCGTAGCGTCCGGTGCTCTGGCGGGGGCCGCGGGTGCCCTGTACGGCTCCTACCGGGGTTATGTCGGGCCGCAGGAGTGGGGCCTGCTGGTCTCGGTGCAGTACCTGGCCATGGTCCTGATCGGCGGCCTGGGGACGCTGCGGGGCCCGGTGCTGGGTGCGTTGTTCGTGACCGCCCTGCCCCACGCCGTGGACGCGGTGCTCGACGCCGGTCCTTCCGCCTTGGTCACCGAGGCCCAGGTCACCCAGTTGCTGTTCGGGGTGTCGATCGTGGCCGTCGTGCTCGTGCGGGCCCGGCGCCGCCCTCGGGCCGCAGTTCTGAGCGGGCCCGCTGGTCCTCATGTAACGGGGCCCGCGGCCCCGGAGGTCAACACGGGGTGAAACTGCCTCGACGCGTTCTACAACCGCTGCTCGCCCTCGCCCTCGTGGCCCTCGGCCTCTCCGGGTGTGGGCGCGACGCGGTGGCCGCCGCCCCCGGGTTCGACGGCCAGACCATCCGCCTCGGGGTGCTGACGCCGCTGCAGGGCCCGGTGGCCGCCATCGGTCGCCCCCTGACGGCCGGGGGCGAGCTCTACTTCGAGTGGCTGAACGCCGAGCGGGGCGGCATCGCCGGGCGCTACCGGGTCGAGCTGGTCGTGGAGGACACGGGCTACAACGCCGACACGGCCATCGCCAAGTACCAGAAGATCAAGAACAGCGTGGTCATGTTCGAACAGGTCCTGGGGACGCCCATCGTCAAGGCGCTCCTGCCCCAGTTCAACCGGGACGGGATCGTCGCCTCACCCGCCTCCCTCGACGCCGAATGGGCCCGCGAGCGCCACCTCCTGGCCCTGGGCGCGCCCTACCAGGTGCAGTTCGCCAACACCTTGGACTACTGGGTGAACGAGGCCGGGGGCCGGGGCCAGAAGGCGTGCTTCGCGGGAGTGGCCTCGCCTTATGGGGACGCCGGCCTGCAAGGCCTGGAGGCGGCGGCCGCCGAGCTGGGGGTAACAGTGGCCGCTCGCGCCCGCTACAACGCCGGGGACACGTCGTTCACCGGGCCGGTAACCCAGCTGCGCGACGCGGGTTGCGACGCCGTGTTCATGGCCACCTTCGCGGGAGACACGTCGCGCATCGTGGGCGAGGCCGAGGCCCTGGAGTTCCGCCCGCAGTTCGCCGTGCAGGCCACCGGTTGGGACCCCTCGCTGGCCACCGGTCCGCTCGGCGCGGTCATGGCCCGGTCGGTGTGGGTCATGGGGGAGGGCACCGAGTGGGGAGACCGGTCCGTCAAGGGCCAGGCCGAGATGCTCCAACGCCTGGCCCGCTACCGCCCGTCACAGGCGCCCGACTACTACTTCGTGTTCGGGTACTACCAGGCCTGGGCCGCGGCCCAGGTCCTCGAACTGGCGGCCGAGCGTGGTGACCTGTCCCGGGCCGGCATCGTGTCGGCCATGGAGGCGGTCGACGTCCTGCGCTTCGAGGGCCTGTCGGGCGACTACGTGTACGGCCCGGCCACCGAGCGGGTGCCCCCCCGGGCCAGCACGATCTTCTCCGTCGACCCCACCCGCCCGCTGGGCCTGGCTGCGCTGGTCGTCAACCTCGAGACCCGCACAGCCGCGGCCTACCCGTTCCCGTAGGCCGCGGGCCCGAGCGAGTGCCGTCAGGGGTGGTCGGGCGCGGCCACCTGCTCGATGATGGCCCGGCGGCGGTGTGCCCGGGCGGCCAGCTCGGCGTCCTCGCCGCTCTGGCGCAGCCAGGCCAGGGCCTCGTCCACCTGCAGGCCGGTGGTGGCCGCGTCGATGCAGTCGCGCACGGCCAGCACCTGGGCCCGTGAGACGGTGTCGGCTGCCCACACGCCCGCCGGCGTGGTGGCCAGCACGAGCTCGGACGTCCCCATCAACGAACGCATCTGGTTGGCCGTCACGCCCGCCGGGCAGGCCAGCACATGAACGGGCCCGATGGAACCGCCCAGGGCACCGGCCAAGAGGTGGTCATGGCGGTGGAGCTGGCCGACGAGCTCGCGCGAGGCGGCCAGTGACAGCCCTTCGGGCGCGCCGTGGGCCACCATGAGGACCCTCTGGCCGCCGAGCTCGACATGCACCGCCGGGCGGTTGGCGCCCGGTTCGCGATGGCCCTGCCCGCCGGTGGCGGCCACCAGGGCGGCGACGACGGCTTCCTCCATGGCGGCTTTGCGGCCGGCGAACGTGAGCCGCCGCCAGTCGAGGGCCGCGCCCTGGGAGTGGCGCCCCCGGCGCGACGAACCCACCCCGGCCAGGGCCAGCGCGTGGAGGGCGTCACCGACAGCGTCGACGGCCGCCTCGACGGCCTCGGCTCGCGTCCGGGCCGACGACGTGAGCGAACGTAGACCGTCGACGGCGGCCGCGAAGGCGTTATCGGCCTTGGTGGGCCGGGGAGGGGACTGCACCAGCGGTCTGATGTCGACGATGCGCACCTTGGTGCGGGTGTCGGCCAGGGCCTCTTCGAGCTCGGCGTGGCAGACGCCGACGCCCCGGCCGGGGATGACCGTGCCCGCCTCGCCCGAGAACAGGACCAGCACGATCGTGGCGTCCCGGGCCCGCTCGGTGGAGCGGTCGTACCAATCGGACTCGGCGGGCAGGGCCTCGCTGTCCTCGTTGACCCAGACCGAAAGGCGGGGCTCCCCGTCGGGGCGGGCGAGCACGCTCTGGAGCCGTTCCTTGACCTCCCGGCGCAGGGCCGTGAGGTCCCCGCCGCCGGTCAGGGCCGTGCGGTTGCGGCTGGAGACCATGACCTCGATGAGGCGGGCCGCCGCCATGAGCGGCGCTAGTGCCCGCTGGGTTCGGA
Coding sequences within:
- a CDS encoding branched-chain amino acid ABC transporter permease, with amino-acid sequence MTDLAQFVVKGVALGGVYALVALGFVVVFKATGVVNFAQGSLLAVGAYLTYTTSVLWGLPFPVAVAAATAGAVVLALAVERVVVRPLAGQPAISVVLATLGVAIVVEQLITVVWGFRPHHIGDPWGAGSVRFAGLVLSQVDVATLVIVATLVGGLSAFFLRTRLGLALRAAAADAEAAAALGISPRLVSRVAWAMAAVVATVAGVLLASGPAAAVPNLGEHALRAFPAVLLGGFTSLAGALAGGVIIGVVEVLTAGYAPGQELVVPYLVMLAVLLARPDGLFTAREARRL
- a CDS encoding branched-chain amino acid ABC transporter permease; its protein translation is MTRNRALVLAAAVIYVVLPLRVSDHWLSVLNLAAIAAVGAYGLNLLTGTCGQLSLGHAAFLGAGAYTAAVVGGPLPVWLGAAALVGALVGLAAGPLAVRVKGHTVAIVTLALVFVGQHVFRRWTWFTGGNAGRSDLPSPALPGTHDQGWFWLAWALVAVVAWLVANVMRSRSGRAMAAVRTSERAAAVMGVDVARTKVAAFVASGALAGAAGALYGSYRGYVGPQEWGLLVSVQYLAMVLIGGLGTLRGPVLGALFVTALPHAVDAVLDAGPSALVTEAQVTQLLFGVSIVAVVLVRARRRPRAAVLSGPAGPHVTGPAAPEVNTG
- a CDS encoding ABC transporter substrate-binding protein, with the protein product MKLPRRVLQPLLALALVALGLSGCGRDAVAAAPGFDGQTIRLGVLTPLQGPVAAIGRPLTAGGELYFEWLNAERGGIAGRYRVELVVEDTGYNADTAIAKYQKIKNSVVMFEQVLGTPIVKALLPQFNRDGIVASPASLDAEWARERHLLALGAPYQVQFANTLDYWVNEAGGRGQKACFAGVASPYGDAGLQGLEAAAAELGVTVAARARYNAGDTSFTGPVTQLRDAGCDAVFMATFAGDTSRIVGEAEALEFRPQFAVQATGWDPSLATGPLGAVMARSVWVMGEGTEWGDRSVKGQAEMLQRLARYRPSQAPDYYFVFGYYQAWAAAQVLELAAERGDLSRAGIVSAMEAVDVLRFEGLSGDYVYGPATERVPPRASTIFSVDPTRPLGLAALVVNLETRTAAAYPFP